One Oryza brachyantha chromosome 3, ObraRS2, whole genome shotgun sequence DNA segment encodes these proteins:
- the LOC102721437 gene encoding co-chaperone protein p23-1-like encodes MSRHPITKWAQRSDKVFLTIELPDARDVKLNLKPDGHFIFSAKGPADDTPYELDLELFDAVNVEESKAAVAPRTICYLVKKAESKWWPRLLKKEGKPPVFLKVDWDKWQDEDDEDIGLGDFGDMDFSKLGMGGPDDDLDDDDDDEDTADSANKDEDIKAEGSGEQEAAGEAKP; translated from the exons ATGAG TCGCCACCCGATCACGAAGTGGGCGCAGAGGTCCGACAAGGTGTTCTTGACGATCGAGCTGCCCGACGCCAGGGACGTGAAGCTCAACCTGAAGCCCGATGGCCACTTCATCTTCTCCGCGAAGGGCCCCGCCGATGACACCCCCTACGAGCTTGATCTTGAGCTCTTTGATGCTGTGAATGTTGAG GAGAGCAAGGCAGCCGTTGCCCCAAGAACCATATGCTACCTTGTCAAGAAAGCGGAGAGCAAGTGGTGGCCTAGGCTGCTGAAGAAGGAGGGCAAGCCACCTGTGTTCTTGAAGGTTGATTGGGACAAATGGCAAGACGAGGATGACGAAGACATCGGGC TCGGCGACTTTGGTGACATGGACTTTTCG AAGCTGGGCATGGGTGGTCCTGATGATGATCttgatgatgacgatgacgaTGAAGACACGGCTGATAGTGCTAACAAAG ATGAGGACATCAAGGcagaggggagcggggaacAGGAAGCCGCTGGTGAAGCGAAGCCGTGA